A portion of the Deinococcus peraridilitoris DSM 19664 genome contains these proteins:
- a CDS encoding alpha-ketoacid dehydrogenase subunit beta, giving the protein MTLTENRPVTSTRTMTMVAAVNDALSIALERDAKVCVFGEDVGVMGGVFRATDGLQARFGKTRVFDTPLAEAGIVGMGIGMGLAGMRPVAEMQFAGFLYPALDQIMSHLGRYRHRTRGRFSLPMVVRAPYGGGVHTPEQHADSPEAVLAHVPGVKVVIPSTPKDAKGLLLAAIEDPDPVFFFEAIKLYRSVKEEVPEGHYTVPLGQARLAREGDDVTVICYGGMVEVCTKAADAARAHGIGVEVVDLRTLVPLDRETVLASVRKTGRAVIVTEAPRTGGFHSEIAALLAEEALDSLLAPVVRVTGFDAPYPPFTSVEDTYRPNPTRVARAIKQVLAY; this is encoded by the coding sequence CCTGAGCATCGCCCTGGAGCGGGACGCCAAGGTGTGTGTGTTCGGCGAGGACGTCGGCGTGATGGGCGGCGTTTTTCGTGCGACTGACGGCCTGCAGGCCAGATTCGGGAAAACGCGGGTGTTCGACACCCCGCTGGCCGAGGCGGGCATCGTGGGCATGGGCATCGGCATGGGCCTGGCGGGCATGCGCCCAGTGGCCGAGATGCAGTTCGCGGGTTTTCTCTACCCGGCGCTCGACCAGATCATGTCGCACCTGGGACGCTACCGTCATCGCACGCGGGGTCGCTTCAGTCTGCCGATGGTCGTGCGTGCCCCGTACGGCGGAGGGGTGCACACGCCCGAGCAGCACGCCGACTCACCCGAAGCGGTCCTCGCGCACGTTCCCGGCGTCAAGGTGGTCATTCCCTCGACGCCGAAAGACGCCAAGGGGTTGCTGCTTGCCGCGATCGAAGATCCTGATCCGGTGTTCTTCTTCGAGGCCATCAAACTCTACCGCTCGGTCAAAGAAGAAGTGCCGGAAGGGCATTACACTGTTCCACTCGGTCAGGCTCGCCTGGCCCGCGAGGGCGACGACGTGACGGTGATCTGCTACGGCGGCATGGTGGAGGTCTGCACCAAGGCAGCCGACGCTGCGCGCGCACACGGCATTGGCGTGGAGGTCGTGGACCTGCGCACGCTCGTTCCGCTCGACCGGGAAACGGTGCTCGCCAGCGTGCGGAAAACCGGCCGGGCCGTGATCGTGACGGAAGCGCCGCGCACCGGGGGGTTTCACAGTGAAATCGCGGCGCTGCTGGCCGAGGAAGCGCTTGACAGCCTGCTCGCGCCCGTCGTGCGCGTCACGGGATTCGACGCGCCTTACCCACCCTTCACGAGCGTCGAAGACACATACCGGCCCAACCCGACGCGGGTGGCGAGGGCCATCAAACAGGTTCTGGCGTACTGA
- a CDS encoding glycerate kinase type-2 family protein, whose product MTARARELLLGAFQAAVRAADAREALASFLPEVPSGRTVAVGAGKAAARMALALEEAWPGPLSGMVVVPDGHAPLQPRQIQLRAAAHPVPDERGIRAADEILETLRELRPEDLVLCLLSGGASALLSAPWGVTLQQKADLTRELLRSGASIREINAVRKHLSRVKGGQLARACAPARVVSLIVSDVVGDDLSVIGSGPTAPDPTTFTEALLILERYRVAAPEARRHLQRGALGELPETPKPGDAVFSRVENQLIVTNARALDAARHFLTGAGVKARVLSDSIEGPAREAAWAHARASGELAPGQALLSGGETTTVVQGTGRGGRNLEFLLALATELSGREGIYALAADTDGIDGSSHAAGAVITPDTLARAAQIGLDAWTFLEASDAHSFFEQLGDLVVTGPTGTNVNDFRLLMRL is encoded by the coding sequence GTGACCGCTCGCGCACGAGAGCTACTGCTGGGCGCCTTTCAGGCCGCCGTCAGGGCGGCCGATGCGCGAGAAGCCCTCGCGTCCTTTCTGCCCGAAGTGCCCTCGGGCAGAACCGTGGCCGTCGGAGCAGGAAAGGCGGCGGCGCGGATGGCCCTCGCCCTTGAGGAGGCGTGGCCCGGCCCGCTGTCCGGAATGGTAGTTGTGCCCGATGGACACGCACCGCTTCAACCTCGACAGATTCAGTTGCGGGCAGCGGCTCACCCTGTACCGGACGAACGTGGGATTCGCGCGGCCGACGAAATTCTGGAAACACTGCGCGAATTGCGTCCCGAGGATCTGGTGCTGTGCCTGCTGTCGGGGGGCGCGTCCGCCTTGCTGTCCGCGCCCTGGGGAGTCACGCTGCAGCAGAAAGCCGACCTGACCCGTGAGCTGCTGCGCAGCGGCGCGAGCATCAGGGAGATCAACGCGGTGCGCAAGCACCTTTCACGCGTGAAGGGCGGGCAGCTTGCGCGGGCGTGCGCTCCCGCGCGGGTGGTGTCCTTGATCGTGTCAGACGTGGTGGGCGACGACCTGAGCGTGATCGGGTCCGGCCCCACCGCACCGGACCCGACGACGTTCACGGAGGCGCTCTTGATCCTGGAACGCTACAGGGTGGCCGCGCCCGAAGCGCGGCGCCACCTGCAGCGTGGCGCGCTGGGAGAGTTGCCCGAAACGCCAAAGCCGGGTGACGCCGTGTTCTCCCGGGTGGAGAATCAGCTGATCGTGACGAACGCGCGCGCACTTGACGCGGCACGGCATTTCCTGACCGGTGCGGGGGTGAAGGCGCGGGTGCTGAGTGACAGCATCGAAGGTCCGGCGCGCGAGGCGGCCTGGGCGCACGCCCGCGCGTCCGGTGAACTCGCGCCGGGACAGGCGCTGCTGTCCGGCGGGGAAACCACGACGGTCGTGCAGGGTACAGGGCGAGGCGGGCGAAACCTGGAGTTTCTGCTGGCGCTGGCGACCGAATTGAGCGGCCGCGAAGGAATCTACGCCCTGGCCGCCGACACGGACGGCATCGACGGTTCAAGCCACGCGGCGGGCGCCGTGATCACTCCTGACACGCTGGCGCGCGCGGCGCAGATAGGCCTGGACGCATGGACCTTTCTGGAGGCCAGCGACGCGCATTCCTTTTTCGAGCAGCTGGGCGATCTGGTCGTTACGGGACCGACCGGAACCAACGTGAACGATTTCCGGCTCCTCATGCGACTGTGA
- a CDS encoding peptide chain release factor 3 produces the protein MTQSDLSHEINRRRTFAIISHPDAGKTTITEKLLLYGGAIHEAGSVTAREGSSHTKSDWMSMEQQRGISITSSALSFEFDGHHVNLLDTPGHQDFSEDTYRTLTAADSALMVLDAARGVQAQTEKLFAVCRNRGIPILTFVNKMDRPAQDPFELLEQVEKSLAIRAVPLTWPIGDGPDFRGVYDLEGKRVLLFERVVRGRTRAPVSVASVDDPALTELVGAEQHAKLRQDVELIEGAIEPFDPEAFLAGEVTPVFFGSAITNFGVEHFLSRFVKLAPCPAPLHTTKGELSPEAPFTGFVFKLQANMSKHHRDRTAFLRIASGRFERGMEVVHTRTGRELRLSRAHTLFAQDRESIDVAYPGDIVGLVNPGVFRIGDVVSVSKDVHLEGFPRFTPEHFNAVTPRDVSKRKAFRKGLEQLAEEGVVQIFYPTDGARDPIIGAVGQLQFEVFEHRMNEEYGVDLIMSSTNYKVVRWLAGEPDNLARFAKHVEDDAGRPVMLFTSSWDLDYTAKQHPELEFLPQPRDLTVVTR, from the coding sequence ATGACCCAGAGTGATCTGTCCCACGAAATCAACCGGCGCCGCACCTTCGCGATTATCAGCCACCCCGACGCCGGCAAGACCACCATCACCGAGAAACTGCTGCTGTACGGAGGCGCCATTCACGAGGCGGGCAGCGTCACCGCGCGTGAAGGCTCCTCGCACACCAAGTCCGACTGGATGAGCATGGAGCAGCAGCGCGGAATCTCCATTACCTCCTCGGCGCTTTCGTTCGAGTTCGACGGGCATCATGTCAATCTGCTCGATACCCCGGGGCACCAGGATTTCAGTGAGGATACCTACCGCACCCTCACCGCCGCTGACAGTGCCCTGATGGTCCTCGACGCGGCGCGTGGCGTGCAGGCCCAGACCGAGAAGCTCTTTGCGGTGTGCCGCAACCGGGGTATTCCCATCCTGACCTTTGTAAACAAGATGGACCGCCCGGCTCAGGACCCTTTCGAACTGCTCGAACAGGTTGAGAAGAGCCTGGCCATTCGCGCGGTGCCGCTGACGTGGCCCATCGGGGACGGCCCGGATTTCCGGGGCGTGTACGACCTCGAAGGCAAGCGCGTCCTGCTGTTCGAGCGCGTCGTGCGGGGCCGCACCCGCGCGCCCGTGAGCGTGGCGAGCGTGGACGATCCGGCGCTCACCGAGCTGGTCGGAGCCGAGCAGCACGCCAAGCTGCGCCAGGACGTGGAACTGATCGAGGGCGCCATCGAGCCGTTTGACCCCGAGGCGTTTCTGGCAGGGGAGGTCACGCCGGTGTTTTTCGGCAGTGCCATCACCAACTTCGGTGTGGAGCACTTCCTGTCGCGCTTCGTGAAGCTGGCGCCCTGCCCGGCACCGCTGCACACCACCAAGGGAGAACTCAGCCCCGAGGCGCCCTTCACCGGTTTCGTGTTCAAACTGCAGGCCAACATGAGCAAGCACCACCGCGACCGCACGGCCTTTCTGCGGATCGCCAGCGGGCGCTTCGAGCGCGGCATGGAAGTCGTGCACACCCGCACGGGCCGGGAGCTGCGCCTCTCACGCGCGCACACGCTGTTCGCGCAGGATCGCGAAAGCATCGACGTCGCCTATCCCGGCGACATCGTGGGTCTGGTGAATCCCGGCGTGTTTCGCATCGGGGATGTCGTGAGCGTCAGCAAGGACGTGCACCTCGAAGGTTTTCCGCGCTTCACGCCCGAGCACTTCAACGCCGTGACACCACGCGATGTGAGCAAACGCAAGGCCTTTCGCAAGGGCCTTGAGCAACTTGCCGAGGAAGGCGTGGTGCAGATCTTTTACCCGACCGACGGTGCGCGTGACCCGATCATCGGCGCAGTGGGGCAGCTGCAATTCGAGGTCTTCGAGCACCGCATGAACGAGGAGTACGGGGTCGACCTCATCATGAGCTCCACCAATTACAAGGTCGTGCGTTGGCTGGCCGGGGAGCCTGACAACCTTGCACGTTTCGCCAAGCATGTCGAGGATGACGCCGGACGGCCCGTGATGCTCTTCACCAGCAGCTGGGACCTTGATTACACGGCCAAACAGCACCCCGAGCTGGAATTTCTGCCTCAACCGCGCGACCTGACAGTGGTCACGCGCTGA
- a CDS encoding diguanylate cyclase domain-containing protein: MTPDQPQKSVAIIIDYLYTYQLTLLSGIRKALDEAGLPSMVYSGRELDTALPEFRKANDLYALISPELHRGVIVLSSNFGYRVSDEVFLSFLKRFVPLPIVSVGRSLPGIPSVLVNGKAGMQQMMDHLLHSRRFRRFALVRGIPGNADSDQREQVFRDALHAQGLTADPELLLTGRFVSAHAHQEILRLARHRRDFDVVVSVNDEMTDGIVQGLRDAGLRVPEDVAVVGFDDSDPFRHALPPLTTVRQPLHEQGAMAAQLLLDLERGANPHDVLIDPQLIVRESCGMPQDATSVAQSQVPLSAEEEQLAQAFQKVVLSPEQRTGFLLNWREGLLRTLSEDEDFRRWRSALQRISATVQRALPADSHGALQALTVSAYELLYDALQTSYVRRRICELAHTAMTAQMYLASDERRFREEVGRYLSHLNVGRCILVLYDSYGPDIAPRARVVLAEQTQVPVDEQLFPTSRLLPDSMIGELGRGHLLMSPLFVKEVHYGYLLYDQPSKAYFDEETPRHTVSRAIWQLEQVRALREHSDHLEQQVRARTRQLEDQILERTKAEHALREAHEELQRTAVLDGLTQLYNRAAFDQYLQHIWEECRILQRPVSVLLCDVDYFKRYNDHYGHLQGDQCLREVAAALSRSVRDRSDFAARYGGEEFVVLLPGTDAPGARRVAERVNDELALCAIAHARSDVSAFVTISVGVATLTPDGENTAQDVLAQADALLYQAKQSGRRQIMTTTEK, translated from the coding sequence ATGACCCCTGACCAGCCTCAAAAAAGCGTTGCCATCATCATCGACTATCTGTACACGTATCAACTCACCCTCCTGAGTGGTATCCGCAAGGCACTGGACGAGGCTGGCTTGCCGTCGATGGTCTACTCGGGACGGGAACTCGACACGGCGCTACCGGAATTTCGCAAAGCCAACGATCTGTACGCACTGATTTCACCCGAGTTGCACCGTGGGGTCATCGTGCTGTCCTCGAACTTCGGATACCGCGTTTCGGACGAAGTATTCTTGTCTTTTCTGAAACGTTTCGTGCCCCTGCCCATTGTCAGTGTGGGCCGTTCGCTGCCCGGGATTCCCAGCGTGCTCGTGAACGGCAAGGCGGGAATGCAGCAGATGATGGATCATCTGCTGCATTCCCGCCGCTTCAGGCGCTTCGCTCTCGTGCGCGGCATTCCCGGCAATGCGGACTCCGACCAGCGCGAGCAGGTGTTTCGTGATGCCCTGCACGCGCAGGGCCTGACCGCCGATCCGGAACTGCTGCTGACCGGACGGTTCGTTTCGGCACACGCACATCAGGAAATTTTGCGGCTCGCCCGTCACCGCCGGGACTTTGACGTGGTCGTGTCCGTCAATGACGAGATGACCGACGGAATTGTGCAGGGTTTGCGTGACGCGGGTTTGCGCGTTCCCGAGGATGTCGCCGTGGTGGGTTTCGACGACAGCGACCCGTTTCGGCATGCGCTGCCGCCCCTCACGACGGTTCGCCAGCCATTACACGAGCAGGGCGCCATGGCCGCGCAGCTGTTGCTGGATCTCGAGCGGGGTGCGAATCCGCACGACGTACTGATTGATCCCCAGCTGATCGTGCGTGAGTCCTGCGGCATGCCCCAAGACGCAACATCGGTAGCCCAGAGCCAGGTGCCGCTTTCCGCTGAAGAAGAACAGCTCGCCCAGGCTTTTCAAAAAGTCGTGCTCAGTCCAGAGCAGCGCACCGGGTTTTTGCTGAACTGGCGTGAAGGGCTGCTGCGTACCCTGTCGGAGGACGAAGATTTCCGGCGCTGGCGCAGTGCTTTACAGCGGATCTCTGCAACGGTGCAGCGCGCGCTTCCCGCGGACTCTCACGGTGCGCTTCAGGCGCTGACCGTGTCGGCGTACGAGTTGCTGTACGACGCCCTGCAGACCTCGTACGTCCGCCGAAGGATCTGCGAACTGGCGCACACGGCGATGACGGCGCAGATGTATCTGGCGTCAGACGAGCGGCGTTTTCGCGAAGAAGTGGGTCGGTACCTGTCGCACCTGAACGTCGGCCGCTGCATTCTGGTCCTCTACGATTCCTACGGACCGGACATTGCTCCCCGGGCCCGCGTCGTGCTGGCCGAGCAGACGCAAGTGCCTGTGGATGAACAGCTGTTTCCCACATCGCGGCTGCTGCCGGACAGCATGATCGGTGAACTCGGTCGTGGGCACCTGCTGATGTCGCCACTGTTCGTGAAGGAAGTGCATTACGGCTACCTGCTGTACGACCAGCCCAGCAAAGCCTACTTTGACGAGGAAACACCGAGACATACCGTCAGCCGGGCCATCTGGCAGCTGGAGCAGGTTCGGGCGTTGCGTGAACATTCCGATCACCTGGAACAGCAGGTACGCGCCCGCACCCGGCAGCTCGAGGATCAGATTTTGGAACGCACCAAAGCCGAGCACGCTTTGCGTGAGGCGCACGAAGAACTTCAGCGGACGGCCGTGCTGGACGGTCTCACGCAGTTGTACAACCGGGCGGCTTTCGATCAATACCTGCAGCACATCTGGGAGGAATGCCGAATTCTGCAGCGTCCTGTCAGCGTTCTGCTGTGCGATGTGGACTATTTCAAGCGGTACAACGACCACTACGGTCACCTGCAGGGAGACCAATGCCTGCGAGAAGTCGCGGCGGCGCTTTCCCGGTCGGTGCGCGACCGCAGTGACTTTGCCGCCCGTTACGGTGGTGAGGAGTTCGTGGTGCTGCTGCCCGGAACGGACGCGCCCGGAGCCCGCCGCGTCGCTGAACGCGTGAACGACGAACTGGCGTTGTGTGCCATTGCGCACGCCCGTTCCGACGTGAGTGCCTTCGTGACGATCAGTGTTGGTGTGGCGACATTGACCCCCGACGGTGAGAACACGGCGCAAGACGTACTGGCGCAGGCTGACGCCCTGCTCTACCAGGCGAAGCAGTCCGGACGTCGGCAGATCATGACCACCACCGAGAAATAG
- a CDS encoding tartrate dehydrogenase, translated as MNGYRIALIPGDGIGVEVMQSAREVLGAVARTFDLRFDFTEFPWSCQHYVDTGRMMPEDGIGQLRSFDAILLGAVGYPTVPDHVSLWGLLIPIRREFQQYACVRPVKLLPGVQSPLALPKGTDIDYLVVRENNEGEYSTVGGRSYAGTPHEVVTQVSLFTRRGTERIIRYAFELARARGKQRVTSATKSNGIIHSMPFWDEVFADVAAGYPDIESEQMHVDALAAKFVLTPQCFGVVVGSNLFGDILTDLSAATVGSIGIGASANLNPEREFPSCFEPVHGSAPDIVGQGIANPLGQVWSAALMLEHLGEPEAARAVEDAMQRTLEAGIKTGDLGGSANTAEVTAALVRELSSVAR; from the coding sequence ATGAACGGATACCGGATCGCCCTGATTCCGGGAGACGGCATCGGCGTGGAGGTCATGCAGAGTGCCCGCGAGGTGCTGGGTGCCGTCGCCCGGACCTTTGACCTGCGCTTCGACTTCACGGAGTTTCCATGGAGTTGCCAGCACTACGTCGATACCGGGCGCATGATGCCCGAGGATGGCATCGGGCAGCTGCGTTCCTTCGACGCCATTCTGCTGGGCGCGGTGGGCTACCCGACTGTTCCCGATCACGTCAGTTTGTGGGGACTCTTGATTCCCATCCGGCGCGAATTTCAGCAGTACGCCTGCGTGCGTCCCGTGAAACTCCTGCCCGGCGTACAGAGCCCGCTCGCCTTGCCCAAAGGCACGGATATCGACTATCTGGTGGTGCGGGAGAACAACGAAGGTGAGTACTCGACGGTGGGTGGGCGCAGCTACGCTGGAACTCCGCATGAAGTCGTGACTCAGGTGAGCCTCTTCACCCGGCGCGGCACCGAGCGCATCATCCGCTACGCTTTCGAGCTGGCCCGCGCGCGTGGCAAGCAGCGGGTTACCTCGGCTACCAAGAGCAACGGCATCATTCACAGCATGCCTTTCTGGGACGAGGTGTTCGCCGATGTGGCAGCAGGGTATCCGGACATCGAAAGCGAGCAGATGCACGTGGACGCTCTCGCCGCCAAGTTCGTGCTGACCCCGCAGTGCTTCGGGGTGGTGGTGGGCAGCAATCTGTTCGGCGACATCCTGACCGACCTGAGCGCCGCGACGGTCGGCTCGATCGGGATCGGGGCCAGCGCCAACCTCAATCCGGAGCGCGAGTTTCCCTCCTGCTTCGAGCCGGTGCACGGCAGCGCGCCCGACATTGTGGGTCAGGGCATTGCCAACCCGCTGGGACAGGTGTGGAGTGCCGCTTTGATGCTGGAGCATCTGGGTGAACCAGAGGCGGCGCGGGCGGTCGAGGACGCCATGCAGCGCACGCTGGAAGCCGGGATCAAGACCGGCGACCTCGGCGGAAGTGCCAATACGGCCGAGGTGACCGCGGCTTTGGTGCGGGAGCTGTCCAGCGTCGCCCGCTGA
- a CDS encoding alpha/beta hydrolase family protein, which yields MPSLLRTALLVSAFSLSLLAAVPAQARVVPFKPSVYPLAIEAMRARTYPGSAITTREVLRAGSNYSRSVVSYQSDGLRINALLTLPNGTPPKGGWPAIVFNHGYIPPEQYRTTERYVAYLDAFARAGFVVLKPDYRGHGSSQGEPTGAYWSPDYTTDVLNAFSSLQKHRNVNPARVGMWGHSMGGHITLRAMVVNSAVKAGNIWAGVVAPYDVMLEGWRGRSRPPSVSRSRRAEILAKYGEPVSNPTFYQAISPNFFLKDLAGRPLQIHHGTADSDVPLSFAQALVNGLKSAGQPYSFYVYPGDNHNLSRNLGSALQRSVEFFKKNL from the coding sequence TTGCCTTCACTTCTCCGAACTGCCCTTCTCGTCAGCGCCTTTTCCCTTTCCCTTCTGGCAGCCGTTCCTGCCCAAGCGCGCGTTGTTCCCTTCAAACCCAGCGTCTACCCACTGGCCATCGAAGCCATGCGCGCCCGGACTTACCCGGGCAGCGCCATCACCACCCGGGAAGTGCTGCGCGCCGGATCCAACTACTCGCGCTCGGTGGTGTCCTATCAGTCCGATGGCCTGCGCATCAACGCCCTGCTGACCCTTCCGAACGGCACACCTCCCAAGGGTGGCTGGCCCGCGATCGTGTTCAATCACGGCTACATTCCGCCCGAGCAGTACCGCACGACCGAGCGTTACGTGGCTTACCTCGACGCCTTCGCGCGCGCAGGGTTCGTGGTGCTCAAACCCGATTACCGTGGGCACGGTTCGTCGCAGGGTGAGCCTACCGGCGCGTACTGGTCGCCTGATTACACGACCGACGTGCTGAACGCGTTCTCGTCGCTGCAAAAGCACCGAAACGTCAATCCGGCGCGCGTGGGCATGTGGGGGCACTCGATGGGCGGGCACATCACCCTGCGCGCCATGGTCGTGAATTCGGCGGTCAAGGCCGGCAACATCTGGGCGGGTGTGGTGGCGCCGTACGACGTGATGCTCGAAGGCTGGCGAGGCCGCAGCCGGCCACCTTCGGTCTCGCGCAGCCGCCGCGCAGAAATTCTCGCGAAGTATGGTGAGCCCGTCAGCAACCCCACCTTCTATCAGGCCATCTCACCCAACTTCTTCTTGAAAGACCTTGCGGGAAGGCCCCTGCAGATTCACCACGGCACCGCCGACAGCGACGTACCGCTGAGCTTCGCGCAGGCGCTCGTCAACGGCCTGAAAAGCGCCGGGCAGCCGTACAGCTTCTACGTCTACCCGGGTGACAACCACAATCTGAGCCGCAACCTGGGAAGCGCGCTGCAGCGCTCGGTGGAGTTCTTCAAGAAGAACCTGTAG
- a CDS encoding alpha/beta fold hydrolase, whose translation MFEQFRTERIKTSGATIHTRIGGEGPPLLLLHGYPQTHFIWHEIAPHLTDDFTVVVPDLRGYGDSSKPPSTPDHAPYTKRAMALDLVEVMEALGFGRFSVAGHDRGGRITHRMAVDHPQRLEKAAVLDISPTLTMYERTTMALAQKYWHWFFLIQEEGVPETMIGANPEFFLRQHMGRGSAGLSAFKPPAWAEYVRCFTPEAIHATCEDYRAAATTDLVHDRESRERGERIQCPLLVLWGEHGVIEELFTPLDDWRAVATDVRGHALPCGHYLPEEQPELVLQAFREFFRNARGAI comes from the coding sequence ATGTTTGAACAATTCAGAACCGAACGCATCAAAACGAGTGGCGCGACGATTCACACACGCATCGGGGGAGAGGGCCCGCCGCTGCTGCTGCTGCACGGGTATCCGCAGACGCACTTCATCTGGCACGAAATCGCGCCCCACCTGACCGACGACTTCACGGTCGTCGTGCCGGACCTGCGCGGATACGGTGACAGCTCCAAGCCGCCCAGCACCCCCGACCACGCGCCTTATACCAAGCGCGCCATGGCGCTCGACCTGGTCGAGGTGATGGAGGCGCTGGGCTTCGGGCGTTTTTCGGTGGCCGGACACGACCGGGGTGGACGGATCACGCACCGCATGGCCGTCGATCATCCGCAGCGCCTGGAAAAGGCGGCGGTGCTGGATATCTCGCCGACCCTCACGATGTACGAACGCACGACCATGGCGCTCGCGCAGAAGTACTGGCACTGGTTTTTCCTGATTCAGGAAGAGGGCGTGCCGGAAACCATGATCGGCGCCAATCCGGAGTTCTTCCTCCGACAGCACATGGGGCGCGGTTCGGCAGGCCTGTCGGCCTTCAAGCCACCGGCCTGGGCAGAGTATGTCCGCTGCTTCACGCCCGAGGCCATTCACGCGACCTGCGAGGATTACCGCGCCGCGGCCACGACCGACCTCGTGCACGACCGCGAGAGCCGTGAGCGCGGCGAGCGCATCCAGTGTCCACTGCTGGTGCTGTGGGGTGAGCACGGCGTGATCGAGGAGCTGTTCACGCCCCTGGACGACTGGCGGGCTGTGGCCACCGACGTGCGCGGCCACGCGCTGCCCTGCGGCCACTACCTGCCCGAAGAGCAGCCCGAGCTGGTGCTGCAGGCCTTTCGGGAATTTTTTCGAAATGCACGAGGAGCGATATGA
- a CDS encoding MFS transporter, whose product MARITQSSRVINASPVYYGWVVVAAGTLGVIMTTPGQTVGVSAFLDSIIADLGLSRSSVSLTYMIGTLLGAFSMPFFGRAIDRFGPRTMVTVIAALLALACVGMAFVTNAVTLLLGFTALRALGQGALGLVSVHVINLWFVRRRGLALGISGVGAALANAVFPSLIAFLIAVVGWRAGYAWLGALVAFTILPVGAWLYRDQPERFGMVPDGHAGKDETQTVVEENFTLAQARRTAMFWLIMGSNVVIAALGTGLIFHHFSILAQGGIGRETAALVFVPIAVVFALTNLAGGLFIDRFSPRALIPVSLLCLTLALLSPLVVASAVTAFIYGALLGVMQGTQSAVASSSWAYYFGRTHLGSIRGFAFTASVAGTALGPLLFALGKDYSGTYTGVLVASAVVPLALAGLALFVRPPKTIDQTA is encoded by the coding sequence ATGGCTCGCATCACCCAATCCAGCCGCGTCATCAACGCTTCTCCTGTGTATTACGGCTGGGTGGTGGTGGCCGCCGGAACGCTCGGCGTCATCATGACCACGCCCGGCCAGACGGTCGGGGTGTCGGCTTTTCTCGACAGCATCATCGCCGATCTGGGCCTGTCGCGCTCCAGTGTCTCACTCACCTACATGATTGGCACGTTGTTGGGCGCGTTCAGCATGCCCTTTTTCGGTCGGGCCATCGACCGCTTCGGCCCGCGCACCATGGTCACGGTCATCGCCGCGCTGCTGGCGCTGGCCTGCGTGGGCATGGCCTTTGTCACGAACGCCGTGACGCTGCTGCTCGGTTTCACCGCGCTGCGCGCGCTGGGGCAAGGCGCGCTGGGGCTTGTCAGCGTGCACGTCATCAACTTGTGGTTCGTGCGCCGCCGTGGTCTGGCGCTGGGCATCTCGGGTGTGGGCGCGGCCCTCGCCAACGCGGTTTTCCCCAGCCTGATCGCCTTTCTGATCGCCGTGGTCGGTTGGCGCGCCGGGTACGCCTGGCTGGGCGCGCTGGTGGCGTTCACCATCCTGCCGGTGGGCGCGTGGCTCTACCGCGACCAGCCTGAACGCTTCGGGATGGTGCCAGACGGGCACGCGGGCAAGGACGAAACGCAAACGGTGGTAGAAGAAAACTTCACGCTGGCCCAGGCACGCCGCACGGCGATGTTCTGGCTCATCATGGGCAGCAACGTCGTGATCGCGGCGCTGGGAACCGGGCTGATCTTCCACCACTTCTCGATTCTGGCGCAGGGCGGCATCGGACGCGAAACGGCGGCGCTGGTGTTCGTGCCCATCGCCGTGGTGTTCGCCCTCACGAACCTGGCCGGGGGCCTCTTCATCGACCGTTTCTCGCCGCGCGCCCTGATTCCGGTGAGCCTGCTCTGCCTGACGCTCGCCCTGCTCTCGCCGCTGGTGGTCGCCAGCGCGGTCACGGCTTTCATCTACGGCGCGCTTCTGGGCGTGATGCAGGGGACACAGTCGGCGGTGGCGAGTTCGTCGTGGGCCTACTACTTTGGCCGCACTCACCTGGGCAGCATTCGCGGTTTCGCCTTTACCGCCTCGGTGGCGGGCACCGCCCTGGGACCCCTGCTGTTTGCCCTGGGCAAGGACTACAGCGGAACCTACACCGGCGTGCTGGTGGCCAGCGCCGTGGTGCCGCTGGCCCTGGCGGGCCTGGCCCTGTTCGTGCGTCCTCCGAAAACAATTGACCAGACGGCTTGA